In a single window of the Scyliorhinus torazame isolate Kashiwa2021f chromosome 2, sScyTor2.1, whole genome shotgun sequence genome:
- the phospho2 gene encoding pyridoxal phosphate phosphatase PHOSPHO2: MKSLLVFDFDHTIVDGNSDTWVVKCVPDKKLPDWLRKTYDGKHWNEYMQKVFAYIGDQGIKESEMKQVMQSMPYTPGMVDLLKFICQNKDQVDCIIISDSNIFFINWILEVTNSSLAFNTILTNPANFVEQNHLTVEGFHSHHCLQCPDNLCKKKALDDFVANQLKAGVRYKKTIYTGDGANDLCPIKGLKEYDVAMVRKGYKLEKLIHKLVGGDCGSMQPSIVIWSSGEEILSYLKKCLKT; this comes from the coding sequence ATGAAGAGTTTACTAGTTTTTGATTTTGATCACACAATTGTAGATGGAAATAGTGACACTTGGGTTGTGAAATGTGTACCAGATAAGAAGCTTCCAGACTGGCTTCGCAAAACATATGATGGAAAACACTGGAATGAGTACATGCAAAAGGTGTTTGCCTACATTGGAGACCAAGGAATCAAGGAATCTGAAATGAAGCAGGTTATGCAATCTATGCCATATACTCCAGGGATGGTTGATCTCTTGAAGTTCATTTGCCAAAACAAGGATCAAGTTGACTGCATAATAATTTCTGATTCTAATATATTTTTCATCAATTGGATCTTAGAAGTAACAAATAGCAGCTTAGCGTTTAATACCATTCTTACAAACCCAGCAAATTTTGTGGAACAAAACCATCTTACAGTTGAGGGTTTTCATTCTCACCACTGTCTGCAATGTCCTGATAATCTCTGCAAAAAAAAAGCACTGGATGACTTTGTGGCTAACCAACTTAAAGCCGGGGTACGATATAAAAAAACTATTTATACAGGGGATGGAGCGAATGACTTGTGCCCCATTAAAGGTTTGAAAGAGTATGATGTTGCTATGGTCAGAAAAGGGTACAAGTTAGAAAAACTGATTCATAAATTGGTTGGTGGAGACTGTGGTTCTATGCAGCCATCAATTGTGATATGGTCATCAGGTGAAGAAATCTTgtcttatttaaaaaaatgtttgaagaCTTAA